The nucleotide window ACTTCTGCGCACTCGGGAGGGGATTTCGAACAGAAATCGGACTATTCGGGCTATTATTCCCCCAGCGGCATCTCGCGATAGCTAACCGAGAGATCGGGGTAGTGAAGTACATTAAACAAATCGACCTCCGCACTCACGCCGAAAAACTATCAGATGTTCCTATTCTTCCACGACGTCACGGCCCCGATCCAAGTTCCAAGCGTCGTCCGCGacagtaccttagtaccttggTAGTACGTATTGCTTTGCATAAattgtactttgtacctgGTACTGCCTCGTACCACGCATGCACCCAGCCACCCATCATCCTTCCTCCCCTCGTTGCATCCCGCGCGCCGACCCGCCAAACCGCCCACGTCGTACCGCATGATCCTTTCGTTCATCTCAATCAACTCGAGTTGACACATCAAGGGCTAAACCCTCGGCTTCCAGTACAGAGTACGTCTACTCAGAACCACATCATGCTTGAACTAGGCACGTCTCTGCATTAGTAGGAGGAACCTAGACACGAGCCGTCCCGTCgtctgcccccctcccccgttTTGTCTATCCCCATGTCTTGCCCGCTTCGGCAGCGAGACACGGATGAGAGGCACCGACCAGAGGCCACAAGCAGACGAAAGCAGGTCGGCGAGAGGAGTTCAGATTGCATTTCCCGGATGAtctctccttcttcttctcaaGCCAAGCTGACTATCATGAGACTTGTGCCAGTTCTGATACATCTCCTGTACGCTCCCCTCTGGACCACTGTTGGGAATGTGACACAACAGATAGACTGACCCCGCAACCCAGAAgctccgccgtcgtcgtggcatCCTCCTCTTGCTCACCGTCACCTCCCAACATGACTGTGGTCGACATCCACACGCACATGTACCCGCCCTCGTACATCAAGATCCTCGAGTCGCGGTCCTCCATCCCTCTCGTCCGGTCCTTCCCTCAGTCCCCAGATCCGCGCCTCATCCTTCTCCAAGCCGAGGTCGAGTCCCTCGATGATGCTCTCGCGAACAAACCTGGCGCCAAGGTCCCTGGCCGGCCTCTCACCTCCGACTATACCTCGCTCGACCAAAAGGTCCGCTTCATGGACGCCCACCGCATCGATGTCTCCGTCATCTCCCTCGCAAATCCCTGGCTCGACTTTCTCGACGCAAACATTTCCGGCaatgtcggcgccgaggtcaaTCAGGAGTTTTCCGACATGTGCGCCAGACATCCAGGGCGTCTCTTCTACTTCGGCACCCTGCCCCTGACAGCgcccctcgacgccatccgcgCTTCCATAGCTCAGCTCAAGACCCTCAAGTACTGCCGTGGCGTCATCCTTGGGACCTCGGGCCttggcaatggcctcgacgacccgaACCTGCTGCCCAtcttcgaggccgtcgcggcggcggggctcACCGTTTTCCTGCACCCGCACTACGGCCTCCCAAACGCCGTTTGGGGCCCTCGGGCGGCCGACTATGGGCACGTTCTaccgctcgccctcggcttCCCCATGGAGACAACCATTGCCGTCACGCGCATGtacctcgccggcgtcttcGACAGGGTGCGCGACCTGCGAATGCTGCTCGCCCATAGTGGTGGCACCCTTCCCTTCCTCGCGGGTCGCATTGAGAGCTGCATTCTGCACGACGGCCAgcttgtcgccgagggcaaggtcCAGCCGGGCCGCCGTACCGTCTGGGATGTGCTCAAGGAGCA belongs to Purpureocillium takamizusanense chromosome 1, complete sequence and includes:
- a CDS encoding uncharacterized protein (TransMembrane:1 (i48-67o)~EggNog:ENOG503NV3P~COG:S), with the protein product MSCPLRQRDTDERHRPEATSRRKQVGERSSDCISRMISPSSSQAKLTIMRLVPVLIHLLSSAVVVASSSCSPSPPNMTVVDIHTHMYPPSYIKILESRSSIPLVRSFPQSPDPRLILLQAEVESLDDALANKPGAKVPGRPLTSDYTSLDQKVRFMDAHRIDVSVISLANPWLDFLDANISGNVGAEVNQEFSDMCARHPGRLFYFGTLPLTAPLDAIRASIAQLKTLKYCRGVILGTSGLGNGLDDPNLLPIFEAVAAAGLTVFLHPHYGLPNAVWGPRAADYGHVLPLALGFPMETTIAVTRMYLAGVFDRVRDLRMLLAHSGGTLPFLAGRIESCILHDGQLVAEGKVQPGRRTVWDVLKEQVYLDAVIYSEVGLKAAIEASGADRLMFGTDHPFFPPLQANEKGLWESVSLNAEAVTKAVGEGSAEAKAIMGGNAVRILRLHEEA
- a CDS encoding uncharacterized protein (EggNog:ENOG503NV3P~COG:S) encodes the protein MTVVDIHTHMYPPSYIKILESRSSIPLVRSFPQSPDPRLILLQAEVESLDDALANKPGAKVPGRPLTSDYTSLDQKVRFMDAHRIDVSVISLANPWLDFLDANISGNVGAEVNQEFSDMCARHPGRLFYFGTLPLTAPLDAIRASIAQLKTLKYCRGVILGTSGLGNGLDDPNLLPIFEAVAAAGLTVFLHPHYGLPNAVWGPRAADYGHVLPLALGFPMETTIAVTRMYLAGVFDRVRDLRMLLAHSGGTLPFLAGRIESCILHDGQLVAEGKVQPGRRTVWDVLKEQVYLDAVIYSEVGLKAAIEASGADRLMFGTDHPFFPPLQANEKGLWESVSLNAEAVTKAVGEGSAEAKAIMGGNAVRILRLHEEA